Proteins encoded together in one Clostridia bacterium window:
- a CDS encoding MATE family efflux transporter, with amino-acid sequence MAGRLDRTYTDLAPEEINRTLWHLSYPSLLAQAVHNGFTVFEAGLVAHYGTAELAALSLGYPITMIITNLGFGLGIGANSLTARLVGQGRWEQARQAAFLALTVAVTAGLLLAAVGYPVTWWILRWLRTPEETLRATMAYLAPYLVGAAVYFLQAVGTGLLQGMGRMAQSARVVFATVAVNALLDPFLLYGVGFVPEMGLPGVSLGAVIARGASAALAYGCYLRASGLWPLSFGTGPGWTLAKDILWVAVPSALARSAQPLCMLFLNGLLLSLGAAAVAARGVGARIEMLAYLPALAFAPTVLALTGQNWGAGNAFMARQVPRYAARLIGAVMALIGLFVLVAPGAVWDPVAPDVALRGPGYSYMRIMGASYFLVGLDMIYSAALQGLGLGYPPMVITLVRVWGISLPVSYLLVRCFGMGPEGVWLSLALGNLWAGVAAPVWFWHAVSARRRAAAPVRRTR; translated from the coding sequence GTGGCCGGACGTTTGGACAGAACCTATACCGACCTGGCGCCTGAGGAGATCAACCGCACCCTTTGGCACCTGAGTTACCCGAGCCTGCTGGCGCAGGCAGTGCACAACGGCTTTACGGTTTTCGAGGCCGGCCTGGTTGCGCACTACGGTACGGCTGAGCTTGCGGCCTTGAGCCTGGGTTACCCGATCACGATGATAATAACCAACCTGGGCTTTGGCCTTGGGATAGGGGCAAATTCCCTCACTGCCCGGCTGGTAGGACAGGGTCGCTGGGAGCAAGCGCGGCAGGCAGCCTTCTTGGCCCTGACCGTTGCGGTGACGGCAGGGCTGTTGTTGGCCGCCGTGGGCTATCCGGTAACGTGGTGGATTCTCCGGTGGTTACGCACCCCCGAAGAGACCTTGCGGGCAACCATGGCCTATTTGGCCCCGTACCTAGTGGGAGCCGCGGTTTACTTCCTGCAGGCGGTGGGCACAGGTCTTCTGCAGGGTATGGGGCGCATGGCCCAGAGCGCCCGGGTGGTGTTCGCTACGGTGGCGGTGAACGCCCTCCTGGACCCATTCTTGCTATACGGGGTGGGGTTCGTCCCGGAGATGGGACTGCCCGGGGTCTCCCTGGGTGCGGTGATAGCGAGGGGTGCGAGTGCGGCGCTGGCCTACGGTTGCTACCTACGCGCCAGCGGGCTGTGGCCGTTGAGCTTTGGGACCGGGCCGGGCTGGACCCTCGCAAAAGACATCCTGTGGGTGGCCGTGCCATCGGCCCTGGCCCGTTCGGCCCAGCCCCTCTGCATGCTTTTCCTCAACGGGCTACTTCTTTCTCTCGGCGCCGCCGCCGTTGCCGCCCGGGGTGTGGGGGCCCGGATAGAGATGCTGGCCTATTTGCCCGCCCTGGCCTTCGCCCCTACGGTGCTTGCCCTGACCGGGCAGAACTGGGGCGCCGGTAACGCCTTCATGGCCAGGCAGGTACCGCGATACGCCGCCCGGCTTATCGGAGCTGTAATGGCGCTCATCGGGCTGTTCGTCCTGGTTGCCCCGGGAGCAGTATGGGATCCCGTAGCCCCGGATGTGGCGCTGCGGGGCCCGGGTTACAGCTACATGCGCATTATGGGCGCCAGCTACTTCCTGGTGGGCCTGGACATGATCTACAGCGCCGCCTTGCAGGGCCTTGGGCTGGGCTATCCGCCCATGGTCATTACCCTGGTGCGAGTTTGGGGCATTTCCCTGCCGGTCTCGTACCTGCTGGTCAGGTGCTTTGGCATGGGTCCCGAGGGAGTCTGGCTGTCACTGGCACTAGGCAACTTGTGGGCCGGTGTGGCCGCGCCGGTATGGTTCTGGCATGCGGTGAGTGCCCGTCGCCGGGCCGCGGCTCCTGTCCGGCGCACGCGCTGA
- a CDS encoding uracil-DNA glycosylase — MSAAEPLKELENRCLACRACDLRKWCRQVVFGEGRPDAPVMFVGEAPGGEEDRMGRPFVGPAGRLLDRLLAFAGFSRAEVYITNVVKCRPPGNREPSPQEAASCRHYLMEQIRLIRPRIIVCLGALAVRSLVDPEARITRVRGQWFERDGAKILPTFHPAAVLRDREKLAPVALDFRKVAAAHRALEAQVRAREPIRAEQPSLDFPDP, encoded by the coding sequence GTGAGCGCTGCCGAACCGCTCAAAGAGCTGGAGAATCGTTGCCTGGCCTGTCGGGCCTGCGACCTGAGAAAGTGGTGCCGCCAAGTGGTGTTCGGCGAAGGACGGCCGGACGCGCCGGTGATGTTCGTGGGCGAGGCCCCGGGTGGGGAGGAAGACCGGATGGGGCGGCCCTTTGTGGGTCCGGCGGGCAGGCTTTTGGATCGGCTGCTGGCCTTTGCCGGGTTCTCGCGGGCGGAGGTCTATATTACCAACGTGGTCAAGTGTCGGCCTCCCGGAAACCGCGAGCCCTCCCCTCAAGAGGCCGCGTCCTGCCGCCATTACCTGATGGAGCAGATCCGGCTCATCCGCCCGAGAATAATCGTCTGCCTGGGAGCACTGGCAGTCCGCAGCCTGGTAGATCCGGAGGCCAGGATTACCAGGGTGCGGGGACAGTGGTTCGAAAGGGATGGGGCAAAGATCCTGCCCACCTTCCACCCGGCGGCGGTGCTGCGCGACCGGGAGAAGTTGGCTCCGGTGGCGCTGGATTTCAGGAAGGTGGCGGCCGCCCACCGCGCGCTGGAAGCCCAAGTACGGGCAAGAGAACCCATCAGGGCCGAGCAGCCTTCCTTAGACTTTCCCGATCCTTAA
- a CDS encoding Ig-like domain-containing protein, which yields MRLAVLPWARTLCFILSVTFLGACLCPPARAAEGDGTGGGRDDPLQLVSSSPADGERNVTLPLQAITLSFNKNVVNASVREANQRCFSLHTQDNQPVPIRVDMADDQIEPEKKRVVTLVPLAELKPGTTYTVRVAPELQSKSGATLGEELTISFSTAGEPASQPKEATKPVEPVEPEGSASVEGSGAPERSVPADKESAAGSISSQGAQMQDQSPAAVEYSPRQETSQSAKTEYPPAPATDIQTQSLPAGQTPAANPASGGTSTLPAVLGILAAVAIAAAVFIRSRYRKVGP from the coding sequence ATGCGCCTAGCCGTTCTTCCATGGGCGAGAACGCTCTGTTTCATCCTGTCTGTTACCTTCCTGGGAGCCTGCTTATGTCCACCCGCCCGCGCCGCCGAAGGCGACGGGACGGGCGGAGGGCGCGATGATCCCCTGCAGCTGGTTTCTTCCAGCCCGGCCGACGGCGAGAGGAACGTAACCCTGCCGCTACAGGCGATAACGCTTTCCTTCAACAAGAACGTGGTCAACGCTAGTGTGAGGGAGGCTAACCAGCGCTGTTTCTCCCTACATACCCAGGATAATCAGCCGGTACCCATCCGCGTGGATATGGCGGACGATCAAATCGAGCCGGAAAAGAAGCGGGTGGTTACCTTGGTTCCTCTGGCCGAATTGAAGCCCGGGACTACTTACACGGTGAGAGTGGCTCCCGAGCTACAAAGCAAGAGCGGTGCCACCTTAGGAGAAGAATTAACCATTAGTTTTTCTACTGCCGGGGAGCCCGCAAGCCAGCCCAAAGAGGCTACCAAACCGGTAGAACCGGTAGAGCCGGAGGGTTCTGCGTCTGTAGAGGGATCTGGGGCTCCCGAGCGCTCGGTCCCGGCGGACAAAGAGTCGGCGGCCGGTTCCATCTCCTCCCAGGGCGCGCAAATGCAAGACCAGTCTCCGGCTGCGGTTGAGTATTCACCGCGCCAGGAAACCTCGCAAAGCGCAAAAACGGAATACCCGCCCGCTCCGGCGACGGACATTCAAACCCAGTCCTTGCCCGCCGGGCAGACGCCAGCGGCCAACCCAGCATCGGGCGGCACTTCGACGCTGCCGGCGGTCCTGGGTATCCTCGCAGCCGTGGCTATTGCCGCTGCCGTATTCATTCGCAGCAGATACAGGAAGGTGGGCCCTTGA